The proteins below come from a single Chrysoperla carnea chromosome 1, inChrCarn1.1, whole genome shotgun sequence genomic window:
- the LOC123291047 gene encoding patronin isoform X6, with protein MWCAISKLCTKQDQSVTPTTVSDLSTSEINPGEDTRMDLAQDTLSYDSAQSKYRASVKWLLSKAFNNKIPENLREPFYKDHENQEHLKPQIIGGLANCELYCLALGNIYSDPNYNNLNHTTILQTLARKGVFNNTKNIEITETILIQTNPLRIQAHITVIESIMILYMKEVASYDQIYNSIERIGQLSRIQSTSALHEADQALLIWLNCICAALQQRILLTHDDDSSDQQSSENGKNKIPKIPSNIQDLKELSNGIVLASLISYYCPDEVSIHQIKYNTQSISESLSNLILVYQFCSKHLPPCSVFHMLPEDIAYLKSCMKYNLLVFLADLFNILEIHPIQCVRYPGMDRSSIATSGRNSQGVAHKRNLPPTVVTPIPDLRSGLDTPPPSGANFTVPRSTSTFGGGTSSTLLKKPVIYQSTSEFSEDSLFRRGDSDDSFIVHRNRTIPTLSSVISSTTSTLTCDEPLIAARLRPSKEKQNTDTKSDERGDGSGRMVAAGKPSNWEDTRKISYAGRRSRRNSFSDDSQLTIENFGGSQDHIHLIGRHPDKELINAKLNDYIHNTEFVPAVPIRSSLQDARGSIQLGYNDGTEDVVDEKQDRMKKSSNENLHHQHYQNNNVRKLSNKENELVNNNNDSDESKLSSFANLSKHMPVDASDSGSPAGRANNIHIVYMQHDKDDDVPSNNSSLYNKSHSNNTTNGTSSSTTTKSTEKKTTTFATLPNTTTWQQQSVIQSSSGGSGGNNDTSGNSTSNTGTGGNVVMASQLNNIRMKLEEKRRHIESEKRRMELIMSKQRQKVGKAAFLQAITKGKNNILTRGAGDNNCSDNNIDNDDGVQVVNVNDNNTHVDIDMTTPQRPFTLKEITDDAQTVENKWLNPENGGDSSHFIETRKTPDIENMDLEQYQQSLAMYQNGQQQWSTPSSSTTSSPQHRTLGGHGSVHRQISHMLSSGSGDGPHQQQPVNLKQIEHQDRTLTRSSSALINLNTGTSNNYNNTGGSGGVVPVPDDMEPQNISFIGNNDTTIPLTDGMNRLNITSGTRTYRIPSPTRQYHHYPHVSSIQQQQQQQQQQQQQQLQQLQQQLQEQQDNNTEQKGFYISFDDNEQQPKRPKPPLRGIKSRSSPKKERSSDDLKTTHDRERDHDNVDNILLRKSSSTLLNRNNSNISNTTTASTTSTSSNSNTNDSKIREKSPSAAIIIGSEPDPNSLDEMEKKKERIMLLSLQRRQQQEEMKARKEAEIIARREHEKQKEEERQRKKEEQAQRRQIILEQYKLKKAIEEAEREGKILDKTELMNTIMKSTPSTPSTSTSSSSTKLRGKTTGRPRPKTIHVDTGSVELAEGMLTPSSRGKKGSTSNLTRDLNSHTSYNNNNNNTNTMSSMRRDYYRGSHDSLADTTSSSLYRDSPDDGRGASPCCSVNQTLGRRASYKTSRDNNVASNDGGHIRGRSKYSTYQSNLRVGGAARLKSNSMMNLCGSSTDQDSMMYRYGDTDSGLGRATPPRRAPSPGMSGAGSGGIRHLTSPSGPGSLPPGLMTSKQRRMFDDGCSDISSTPSSMMDYSGPRLYKQPTTKSNRGIMLNAVEYCVFPGVVNKEAKNRVLEEIARSESKHFLILFRDAGCQFRALYSYCPEREEVSKLYGTGPKQVNDRMFDKFFKYNSGGKCFSQVHTKHLTVTIDAFTIHNSLWQGKKVNLPNKKDMALVI; from the exons tcAAAATATCGAGCATCAGTAAAATGGTTGTTATCGAAagcatttaataacaaaataccaGAAAATTTGCGTGAACCATTTTATAAAGATCATGaa aatcAAGAACATTTAAAACCACAAATAATTGGTGGTTTAGCGAATTGTGAATTATATTGTTTAGCATTAGGTAACATTTATTCAGATccaaattacaataatttaaatcataCAACAATATTACAAACATTAGCACGTAAAGGTGTCTTCAACAATACCAAAAATATCGAAATCACTGAAACAATATTAATTCAAACGAATCCATTACGTATACAAGCACACATAACTGTTATCGAATCCATTATGATATTATATATGAAAGAAGTAGCATCCTatgatcaaatttataattcaattgaaCGTATTGGACAATTATCACGAATTCAATCGACATCAGCGCTACATGAAGCCGATCAAGCGTTGTTGATATGGTTAAATTGTATATGTGCTGCGTTACAACAACGGATCTTATTAACGCATGATGATGATTCGAGTGATCAACAGAGCTCG gaaaatggtaaaaataagaTTCCTAAAATACCATCAAACATACaagatttaaaagaattatcaaaTGGTATTGTGTTAGCTTCGTTAATATCGTATTATTGTCCGGATGAAGTATCAATACatcaaattaaatacaatacacAATCTATATCGGAATccttatcaaatttaatattagtttaCCAATTTTGTTCTAAACATTTACCACCATGTTCTGTATTTCATATGTTACCTGAAGATATTGCTTATTTAAAAAG ttgtatgaaatataatttactagTATTCCTTGCTgatttattcaatatattagAAATACATCCAATTCAATGTGTTCGATATCCTGGAATGGATCGTTCATCTAttg CAACATCAGGACGGAATAGCCAAGGTGTTGCACATAAACGTAATCTACCACCAACAGTGGTTACACCGATTCCTGATCTGCGCAGCGGCCTCGACACACCACCCCCGTCGGGTGCTAATTTTACAG TGCCAAGAAGTACGTCAACGTTTGGTGGTGGAACGAGTTCAACGTTATTAAAAAAGCCAGTAATATATCAATCAACGTCAGAATTTAGTGAAGATAGTTTATTTAGACGCGGTGATTCGGATGATAGTTTTATTGTACATCGAAATCGTACAATTCCAACCTTAAGCTCAGTCATATCATCAACAACATCAACACTAACATGTGATGAGCCACTGATAGCAGCGCGATTACGTCCAtccaaagaaaaacaaaatacagaCACAAAATCTGATGAACGAGGGGATGGTAGCGGTCGAATGGTAGCAGCTGGTAAACCAAGTAATTGGGAAGATACACGTAAAATAAGTTATGCAGGACGGCGATCACGACGTAATTCATTCTCAGATGATTCACAATtaacaatagaaaattttggtGGATCACAAGATCATATTCATTTAATTGGACGACATCCTgataaagaattaattaatgctaaattaaatgattatataCACAATACGGAGTTCGTACCAGCTGTGCCGATTCGGAGTTCGTTACAAGATGCTCGAGGTTCGATACAGCTTGGTTACAATGATGGTACAGAAGATGTTGTTGATGAGAAACAAGATCGTATGAAGAaatcatcaaatgaaaatttacatcaTCAACATTATCAGAATAATAATGTTAGAAAATTATCGAATAAAGAAAATGAGctggtaaataataataatgacagtGATGAATCGAAATTATCAAGCTTTGcaaatttatcaaaacataTGCCGGTGGATGCAAGCGACAGTGGTTCACCAGCAGGTCGTgctaataatatacatattgttTATATGCAACATGACAAAGATGATGATGTGCCATCCAATAATTCTAGTCTATATAATAAATCTCATTCTAATA atacaaCAAATGGTACATCATCATCAACAACTACAAAAAGTACAGAAAAGAAAACCACAACATTTGCAACATTACCAAATACAACAACATGGCAACAACAAAGTGTTATACAAAGTAGCAGTGGTGGAAGTGGTGGAAACAATGATACAAGCGGTAATTCAACAAGCAATACTGGTACAGGTGGTAATGTTGTAATGGCatcacaattaaataatattcgtaTGAAATTAGAAGAGAAACGAAGACATATTGAAAGTGAAAAACGTCGTATGGAATTAATTATGAGTAAACAACGACAAAAAGTTGGTAAAGCTGCATTTTTACAAGCAATTACAAag GGAAAGAACAATATATTAACTCGAGGTGCTGGTGATAATAATTGTAgtgataataatattgataatgatGATGGGGTTCAGGTTGTAAATGTAAATGATAACAACACACATGTTGACATTGACATGACAACACCTCAGCGACCATTCACGCTGAAG GAGATAACAGATGATGCACAAACAGTTGAAAATAAATGGCTGAATCCAGAGAATGGTGGTGATTCAAgtcattttattgaaactagAAAAACACCTGACATTGAAAATATGGATTTAGAACAATATCAACAATCATTAGCAAT GTATCAAAATGGTCAGCAACAATGGTCAACACCTTCATCATCAACGACATCATCACCACAACATAGAACACTAGGCGGTCATGGTAGTGTACATCGACAGATATCACACATGTTATCTAGTGGCAGTGGTGATGGTCCACATCAACAGCAACCAgtgaatttgaaacaaattgaaCATCAAGATCGTACGCTAACACGCAGTTCAAGtgcattaattaatttgaataccggtactagtaataattataataatactggTGGAAGTGGAGGGGTAGTACCAGTACCAGATGATATGGAACCACAGAATATATCATTTATTGGTAATAATGATACAACAATACCATTAACAGATGGTATGAATCGTTTAAATATTACATCTGGTACAAGAACATATCGAATACCATCACCTACTAGACAATATCATCATTATCCACATGTATCATCTAttcaacagcaacaacaacaacaacaacaacaacagcagcaGCAACTGCAACAACTGCAACAACAATTACAAGAACAACAAGATAATAATACTGAACAAAAAG GTTTTTATATATCATTCGATGATAACGAACAACAGCCAAAACGTCCAAAACCACCGTTACGTGGTATCAAATCACGCTCATCACCTAAAAAAGAACGTTCATCAGATGACTTAAAAACAACACACGACCGTGAACGTGATCATGACAATgttgataatatattattaagaaaatcatCATCAACGCTTTTAAATcgtaataatagtaatattagtAATACAACAACAGCGAGTACTACAAGTACAAGTAGTAATAGTAATACAAACGATAGTAAAATTAGAGAGAAAAGTCCATCAGCTGCTATTATCATTGGTTCGGAACCAGATCCGAATTCATTAGATGAAatggaaaagaaaaaagaacGTATTATGTTATTATCATTACAACGACGACAACAGCAAGAAGAAATGAAAGCACGTAAAGAAGCTGAGATAATAGCGCGACGTGaacatgaaaaacaaaaagaggAAGAACGACAACGTAAAAAGGAGGAACAAGCGCAAAGAAGACAAATTATATTAGaacaatataaattaaagaaagcTATCGAAGAAGCTGAGCGTGAA GGCAAAATACTAGATAAAACGGAATTAATGAATACAATAATGAAATCAACGCCATCAACTCCATCTACATCGACTTCATCATCATCAACTAAACTACGTGGTAAAACAACTGGCAGACCCAGACCCAAAACAATCCATGTTGATACTGGTAGTGTTGAATTAGCCGAAGGAATGTTAACCCCAAGTAGTAGAGGGAAAAAAGGTTCTACGTCGAATTTAA caagAGATTTAAACTCACAtacatcatataataataataataataatacaaatacaatGTCATCAATGAGACGTGATTACTATCGTGGATCACATGATAGTTTAGCTGATACCACATCTAGTTCATTATATAGag attCACCAGATGATGGTCGAGGTGCATCACCATGTTGTAGTGTTAATCAAACATTAGGACGACGAGCATCTTATAAAACATCTAGGG ACAACAATGTAGCTTCTAATGATGGTGGACATATTAGAGGACGTTCTAAATATTCTACATATCAATCAAATTTAAGAGTAGGAGGTGCTGCTCGTCTTAAATCTAATTCAATGATGAATTTGTGTG GTTCAAGTACTGACCAGGATAGTATGATGTATCGTTATGGTGATACAGATTCAGGTTTAGGACGAGCAACACCACCAAGACGTGCACCATCACCGGGTATGAGTGGCGCTGGTAGTGGTGGTATACGCCATTTAACATCACCATCCGGACCTGGCTCATTACCACCTGGTTTGATGACATCAAAACAACGTCGAATGTTTGATGATGGATGTAGTGATATAAGTTCAACGCCAAGTTCAATGATGGACTATTCGG gTCCACGTTTATATAAACAACCGACAACAAAATCAAATCGTGGTATAATGTTAAATGCTGTTGAATATTGTGTATTTCCTGGTGTTGTAAATAAAGAAGCTAAAAATCGTGTGTTAGAAGAAATAGCACGATCCGAGAGTAAacatttcttaatattatttcgtgATGCTGGTTGTCAATTTCGTGCGTTGTATTCATATTGTCCAGAACGTGAAGaagtttcaaaattatatgGTACTGGTCCAAAACAAGTAAATGATCGTATGTTTGATAAGTTTTTTAA aTATAATTCTGGTGGTAAATGTTTTTCACAAGTTCATACAAAACATTTAACTGTAACCATTGATGCCTTTACAATACATAATTCATTATGGCAaggaaaaaaagttaatttaccaaataaaaaagatatggCACTTGTTATTTag
- the LOC123291047 gene encoding patronin isoform X1: MWCAISKLCTKQDQSVTPTTVSDLSTSEINPGEDTRMDLAQDTLSYDSAQSKYRASVKWLLSKAFNNKIPENLREPFYKDHENQEHLKPQIIGGLANCELYCLALGNIYSDPNYNNLNHTTILQTLARKGVFNNTKNIEITETILIQTNPLRIQAHITVIESIMILYMKEVASYDQIYNSIERIGQLSRIQSTSALHEADQALLIWLNCICAALQQRILLTHDDDSSDQQSSENGKNKIPKIPSNIQDLKELSNGIVLASLISYYCPDEVSIHQIKYNTQSISESLSNLILVYQFCSKHLPPCSVFHMLPEDIAYLKSCMKYNLLVFLADLFNILEIHPIQCVRYPGMDRSSIATSGRNSQGVAHKRNLPPTVVTPIPDLRSGLDTPPPSGANFTVPRSTSTFGGGTSSTLLKKPVIYQSTSEFSEDSLFRRGDSDDSFIVHRNRTIPTLSSVISSTTSTLTCDEPLIAARLRPSKEKQNTDTKSDERGDGSGRMVAAGKPSNWEDTRKISYAGRRSRRNSFSDDSQLTIENFGGSQDHIHLIGRHPDKELINAKLNDYIHNTEFVPAVPIRSSLQDARGSIQLGYNDGTEDVVDEKQDRMKKSSNENLHHQHYQNNNVRKLSNKENELVNNNNDSDESKLSSFANLSKHMPVDASDSGSPAGRANNIHIVYMQHDKDDDVPSNNSSLYNKSHSNNTTNGTSSSTTTKSTEKKTTTFATLPNTTTWQQQSVIQSSSGGSGGNNDTSGNSTSNTGTGGNVVMASQLNNIRMKLEEKRRHIESEKRRMELIMSKQRQKVGKAAFLQAITKGKNNILTRGAGDNNCSDNNIDNDDGVQVVNVNDNNTHVDIDMTTPQRPFTLKEITDDAQTVENKWLNPENGGDSSHFIETRKTPDIENMDLEQYQQSLAMMNNSLHDIQVDIQRLASQQNQIQHQNLLQQQQQHMAFILSQQQQQQTQHQQPQQPMYHYGSHHNISTQSANAQHLNQMHNMFSSVSHIPHHQQQQQQQQLFNNTNSNVGSGGGGGEFYLHDNKQQTSSSSSPIQRRTWSSQSPGQQQQQQLNNNVNKTTWKATSDNKPQTLSQQHLQDLQRYQNGQQQWSTPSSSTTSSPQHRTLGGHGSVHRQISHMLSSGSGDGPHQQQPVNLKQIEHQDRTLTRSSSALINLNTGTSNNYNNTGGSGGVVPVPDDMEPQNISFIGNNDTTIPLTDGMNRLNITSGTRTYRIPSPTRQYHHYPHVSSIQQQQQQQQQQQQQQLQQLQQQLQEQQDNNTEQKGFYISFDDNEQQPKRPKPPLRGIKSRSSPKKERSSDDLKTTHDRERDHDNVDNILLRKSSSTLLNRNNSNISNTTTASTTSTSSNSNTNDSKIREKSPSAAIIIGSEPDPNSLDEMEKKKERIMLLSLQRRQQQEEMKARKEAEIIARREHEKQKEEERQRKKEEQAQRRQIILEQYKLKKAIEEAEREGKILDKTELMNTIMKSTPSTPSTSTSSSSTKLRGKTTGRPRPKTIHVDTGSVELAEGMLTPSSRGKKGSTSNLTRDLNSHTSYNNNNNNTNTMSSMRRDYYRGSHDSLADTTSSSLYRDSPDDGRGASPCCSVNQTLGRRASYKTSRDNNVASNDGGHIRGRSKYSTYQSNLRVGGAARLKSNSMMNLCGSSTDQDSMMYRYGDTDSGLGRATPPRRAPSPGMSGAGSGGIRHLTSPSGPGSLPPGLMTSKQRRMFDDGCSDISSTPSSMMDYSGPRLYKQPTTKSNRGIMLNAVEYCVFPGVVNKEAKNRVLEEIARSESKHFLILFRDAGCQFRALYSYCPEREEVSKLYGTGPKQVNDRMFDKFFKYNSGGKCFSQVHTKHLTVTIDAFTIHNSLWQGKKVNLPNKKDMALVI, encoded by the exons tcAAAATATCGAGCATCAGTAAAATGGTTGTTATCGAAagcatttaataacaaaataccaGAAAATTTGCGTGAACCATTTTATAAAGATCATGaa aatcAAGAACATTTAAAACCACAAATAATTGGTGGTTTAGCGAATTGTGAATTATATTGTTTAGCATTAGGTAACATTTATTCAGATccaaattacaataatttaaatcataCAACAATATTACAAACATTAGCACGTAAAGGTGTCTTCAACAATACCAAAAATATCGAAATCACTGAAACAATATTAATTCAAACGAATCCATTACGTATACAAGCACACATAACTGTTATCGAATCCATTATGATATTATATATGAAAGAAGTAGCATCCTatgatcaaatttataattcaattgaaCGTATTGGACAATTATCACGAATTCAATCGACATCAGCGCTACATGAAGCCGATCAAGCGTTGTTGATATGGTTAAATTGTATATGTGCTGCGTTACAACAACGGATCTTATTAACGCATGATGATGATTCGAGTGATCAACAGAGCTCG gaaaatggtaaaaataagaTTCCTAAAATACCATCAAACATACaagatttaaaagaattatcaaaTGGTATTGTGTTAGCTTCGTTAATATCGTATTATTGTCCGGATGAAGTATCAATACatcaaattaaatacaatacacAATCTATATCGGAATccttatcaaatttaatattagtttaCCAATTTTGTTCTAAACATTTACCACCATGTTCTGTATTTCATATGTTACCTGAAGATATTGCTTATTTAAAAAG ttgtatgaaatataatttactagTATTCCTTGCTgatttattcaatatattagAAATACATCCAATTCAATGTGTTCGATATCCTGGAATGGATCGTTCATCTAttg CAACATCAGGACGGAATAGCCAAGGTGTTGCACATAAACGTAATCTACCACCAACAGTGGTTACACCGATTCCTGATCTGCGCAGCGGCCTCGACACACCACCCCCGTCGGGTGCTAATTTTACAG TGCCAAGAAGTACGTCAACGTTTGGTGGTGGAACGAGTTCAACGTTATTAAAAAAGCCAGTAATATATCAATCAACGTCAGAATTTAGTGAAGATAGTTTATTTAGACGCGGTGATTCGGATGATAGTTTTATTGTACATCGAAATCGTACAATTCCAACCTTAAGCTCAGTCATATCATCAACAACATCAACACTAACATGTGATGAGCCACTGATAGCAGCGCGATTACGTCCAtccaaagaaaaacaaaatacagaCACAAAATCTGATGAACGAGGGGATGGTAGCGGTCGAATGGTAGCAGCTGGTAAACCAAGTAATTGGGAAGATACACGTAAAATAAGTTATGCAGGACGGCGATCACGACGTAATTCATTCTCAGATGATTCACAATtaacaatagaaaattttggtGGATCACAAGATCATATTCATTTAATTGGACGACATCCTgataaagaattaattaatgctaaattaaatgattatataCACAATACGGAGTTCGTACCAGCTGTGCCGATTCGGAGTTCGTTACAAGATGCTCGAGGTTCGATACAGCTTGGTTACAATGATGGTACAGAAGATGTTGTTGATGAGAAACAAGATCGTATGAAGAaatcatcaaatgaaaatttacatcaTCAACATTATCAGAATAATAATGTTAGAAAATTATCGAATAAAGAAAATGAGctggtaaataataataatgacagtGATGAATCGAAATTATCAAGCTTTGcaaatttatcaaaacataTGCCGGTGGATGCAAGCGACAGTGGTTCACCAGCAGGTCGTgctaataatatacatattgttTATATGCAACATGACAAAGATGATGATGTGCCATCCAATAATTCTAGTCTATATAATAAATCTCATTCTAATA atacaaCAAATGGTACATCATCATCAACAACTACAAAAAGTACAGAAAAGAAAACCACAACATTTGCAACATTACCAAATACAACAACATGGCAACAACAAAGTGTTATACAAAGTAGCAGTGGTGGAAGTGGTGGAAACAATGATACAAGCGGTAATTCAACAAGCAATACTGGTACAGGTGGTAATGTTGTAATGGCatcacaattaaataatattcgtaTGAAATTAGAAGAGAAACGAAGACATATTGAAAGTGAAAAACGTCGTATGGAATTAATTATGAGTAAACAACGACAAAAAGTTGGTAAAGCTGCATTTTTACAAGCAATTACAAag GGAAAGAACAATATATTAACTCGAGGTGCTGGTGATAATAATTGTAgtgataataatattgataatgatGATGGGGTTCAGGTTGTAAATGTAAATGATAACAACACACATGTTGACATTGACATGACAACACCTCAGCGACCATTCACGCTGAAG GAGATAACAGATGATGCACAAACAGTTGAAAATAAATGGCTGAATCCAGAGAATGGTGGTGATTCAAgtcattttattgaaactagAAAAACACCTGACATTGAAAATATGGATTTAGAACAATATCAACAATCATTAGCAAT gaTGAATAATAGTTTACATGATATACAAGTGGATATACAACGTTTAGCATCACAACAGAATCAAATCcaacatcaaaatttattacaacagcaacaacaacataTGGCCTTTATTTTAtcacagcaacaacaacaacaaactcAACATCAACAACCCCAACAACCGATGTACCATTATGGTTCACATCATAATATATCAACACAATCAGCTAATGCTCAACATTTAAATCAAATGCATAATATGTTTAGTTCTGTATCACATATACCAcatcatcaacaacaacaacaacaacaacaattatttaataatacgaATAGTAATGTTGGTAGTGGTGGGGGTGGGGGTGAATTTTATTTGCATGATAATAAACAACAAACGTCTTCATCATCTTCACCTATACAACGACGTACATGGTCATCACAATCACCAggtcaacaacaacaacaacaattaaataataatgttaataaaacaaCGTGGAAGGCTACAAGTGATAATAAACCACAAACTTTGTCACAACAACATTTACAAGATTTACAGAg GTATCAAAATGGTCAGCAACAATGGTCAACACCTTCATCATCAACGACATCATCACCACAACATAGAACACTAGGCGGTCATGGTAGTGTACATCGACAGATATCACACATGTTATCTAGTGGCAGTGGTGATGGTCCACATCAACAGCAACCAgtgaatttgaaacaaattgaaCATCAAGATCGTACGCTAACACGCAGTTCAAGtgcattaattaatttgaataccggtactagtaataattataataatactggTGGAAGTGGAGGGGTAGTACCAGTACCAGATGATATGGAACCACAGAATATATCATTTATTGGTAATAATGATACAACAATACCATTAACAGATGGTATGAATCGTTTAAATATTACATCTGGTACAAGAACATATCGAATACCATCACCTACTAGACAATATCATCATTATCCACATGTATCATCTAttcaacagcaacaacaacaacaacaacaacaacagcagcaGCAACTGCAACAACTGCAACAACAATTACAAGAACAACAAGATAATAATACTGAACAAAAAG GTTTTTATATATCATTCGATGATAACGAACAACAGCCAAAACGTCCAAAACCACCGTTACGTGGTATCAAATCACGCTCATCACCTAAAAAAGAACGTTCATCAGATGACTTAAAAACAACACACGACCGTGAACGTGATCATGACAATgttgataatatattattaagaaaatcatCATCAACGCTTTTAAATcgtaataatagtaatattagtAATACAACAACAGCGAGTACTACAAGTACAAGTAGTAATAGTAATACAAACGATAGTAAAATTAGAGAGAAAAGTCCATCAGCTGCTATTATCATTGGTTCGGAACCAGATCCGAATTCATTAGATGAAatggaaaagaaaaaagaacGTATTATGTTATTATCATTACAACGACGACAACAGCAAGAAGAAATGAAAGCACGTAAAGAAGCTGAGATAATAGCGCGACGTGaacatgaaaaacaaaaagaggAAGAACGACAACGTAAAAAGGAGGAACAAGCGCAAAGAAGACAAATTATATTAGaacaatataaattaaagaaagcTATCGAAGAAGCTGAGCGTGAA GGCAAAATACTAGATAAAACGGAATTAATGAATACAATAATGAAATCAACGCCATCAACTCCATCTACATCGACTTCATCATCATCAACTAAACTACGTGGTAAAACAACTGGCAGACCCAGACCCAAAACAATCCATGTTGATACTGGTAGTGTTGAATTAGCCGAAGGAATGTTAACCCCAAGTAGTAGAGGGAAAAAAGGTTCTACGTCGAATTTAA caagAGATTTAAACTCACAtacatcatataataataataataataatacaaatacaatGTCATCAATGAGACGTGATTACTATCGTGGATCACATGATAGTTTAGCTGATACCACATCTAGTTCATTATATAGag attCACCAGATGATGGTCGAGGTGCATCACCATGTTGTAGTGTTAATCAAACATTAGGACGACGAGCATCTTATAAAACATCTAGGG ACAACAATGTAGCTTCTAATGATGGTGGACATATTAGAGGACGTTCTAAATATTCTACATATCAATCAAATTTAAGAGTAGGAGGTGCTGCTCGTCTTAAATCTAATTCAATGATGAATTTGTGTG GTTCAAGTACTGACCAGGATAGTATGATGTATCGTTATGGTGATACAGATTCAGGTTTAGGACGAGCAACACCACCAAGACGTGCACCATCACCGGGTATGAGTGGCGCTGGTAGTGGTGGTATACGCCATTTAACATCACCATCCGGACCTGGCTCATTACCACCTGGTTTGATGACATCAAAACAACGTCGAATGTTTGATGATGGATGTAGTGATATAAGTTCAACGCCAAGTTCAATGATGGACTATTCGG gTCCACGTTTATATAAACAACCGACAACAAAATCAAATCGTGGTATAATGTTAAATGCTGTTGAATATTGTGTATTTCCTGGTGTTGTAAATAAAGAAGCTAAAAATCGTGTGTTAGAAGAAATAGCACGATCCGAGAGTAAacatttcttaatattatttcgtgATGCTGGTTGTCAATTTCGTGCGTTGTATTCATATTGTCCAGAACGTGAAGaagtttcaaaattatatgGTACTGGTCCAAAACAAGTAAATGATCGTATGTTTGATAAGTTTTTTAA aTATAATTCTGGTGGTAAATGTTTTTCACAAGTTCATACAAAACATTTAACTGTAACCATTGATGCCTTTACAATACATAATTCATTATGGCAaggaaaaaaagttaatttaccaaataaaaaagatatggCACTTGTTATTTag